A part of Silvimonas soli genomic DNA contains:
- the cobT gene encoding nicotinate-nucleotide--dimethylbenzimidazole phosphoribosyltransferase — MLAFDISPLDADLGLALQHRFDRKTKPLGSLGQLEKLAVQLGQIQQRLDPQINKPAMLVFAGDHGLAQAGVSPYPAEVTPQMVLNFLAGGAAISVLCRSNNMSLQVVNAGVNAEFAPHPLLIDRPVAKGTANSLNDPAMSREQALLAISTGARIVTEQVEAGSNVLGFGEMGIGNTSAAALIMARLTGEPIVACTGRGTGLDDAGLIRKIDVLQQVLARHESVHDPLDVLAAFGGFEIAMLTGAYLAAASQRVAIVVDGFIATSALLVASRIVPGVLDYCIFSHCSGENGHKLLLQHLGVQQPLLDLGLRLGEGSGAALALPLVRAAADLLNQMASFDEAGVSERGA, encoded by the coding sequence ATGCTCGCCTTTGATATCTCGCCACTTGATGCTGACTTGGGCTTGGCCCTGCAACACCGCTTTGATCGCAAAACCAAACCGCTGGGCAGCTTGGGGCAACTGGAGAAACTGGCGGTACAACTGGGCCAGATCCAGCAGCGGCTTGATCCGCAAATCAACAAGCCGGCCATGCTGGTGTTTGCGGGCGATCATGGGCTGGCCCAGGCTGGTGTGAGCCCGTATCCGGCGGAAGTCACACCCCAAATGGTGCTGAATTTTCTGGCGGGTGGTGCGGCAATCAGCGTGCTTTGCCGCAGCAACAACATGAGTTTGCAAGTGGTGAACGCAGGCGTGAATGCCGAGTTCGCACCACATCCGTTACTGATTGATCGTCCGGTGGCCAAAGGCACCGCTAACAGTCTGAATGATCCGGCCATGAGCCGTGAACAAGCGCTACTGGCGATCAGCACCGGTGCCCGCATCGTCACCGAACAGGTTGAGGCGGGCAGCAACGTGCTGGGCTTTGGCGAAATGGGCATCGGCAATACCTCTGCCGCAGCACTGATCATGGCGCGTTTGACGGGCGAGCCCATCGTGGCGTGTACCGGGCGTGGCACGGGTCTGGACGATGCCGGTCTGATACGCAAGATTGACGTGCTGCAGCAAGTGCTGGCCAGACATGAGTCCGTCCATGACCCACTGGACGTATTGGCGGCGTTTGGCGGCTTTGAAATTGCCATGCTCACCGGCGCCTATCTGGCCGCCGCCAGCCAGCGGGTTGCCATCGTGGTCGACGGCTTCATCGCCACTTCTGCACTGCTGGTGGCCAGTCGCATTGTGCCGGGCGTGCTGGATTACTGCATTTTCAGTCACTGCTCCGGCGAAAATGGTCACAAGCTTTTGTTGCAGCACCTGGGCGTGCAGCAACCGTTGCTGGATCTGGGTTTGCGGCTGGGCGAGGGCAGCGGTGCAGCACTGGCATTGCCGCTGGTGCGCGCCGCAGCCGACTTGCTCAATCAGATGGCATCGTTCGATGAGGCCGGGGTGAGTGAGCGCGGTGCGTAA
- a CDS encoding histidine phosphatase family protein, with product MRLYLIRHWPVHGGEGICYGQLDLPLAQPLQPEMIAALRRQLPAAAPVFSSPLQRCRLLAERLHPAPRLDSRLQELDFGRWEGQPWQSIGAAALDDWIAGDYNGTAHGGESLAVMQQRVWQWANTAAQQTDSAVVVTHAGVIRALWSRHAPIADCLKQPVPHGEILILDWQ from the coding sequence GTGCGCCTTTATCTGATTCGACATTGGCCAGTGCACGGGGGCGAAGGCATCTGTTATGGGCAGCTGGATTTGCCGCTGGCCCAGCCGCTCCAGCCCGAGATGATCGCCGCGTTGCGGCGGCAATTGCCCGCTGCAGCGCCGGTATTCAGTAGTCCCTTGCAACGCTGCCGCCTGCTGGCGGAGCGACTACATCCGGCGCCGAGACTGGACTCACGTCTGCAAGAGCTGGATTTTGGTCGCTGGGAAGGTCAACCCTGGCAGAGCATCGGCGCTGCAGCGCTGGATGACTGGATCGCCGGTGACTACAACGGAACGGCGCACGGCGGCGAGAGTCTGGCGGTGATGCAACAGCGCGTTTGGCAATGGGCCAACACAGCGGCGCAGCAGACTGATTCGGCCGTAGTTGTCACCCACGCTGGCGTGATTCGGGCGCTATGGTCGCGTCATGCGCCGATAGCAGATTGCCTGAAGCAACCTGTACCGCACGGCGAAATCCTCATACTGGACTGGCAATAA
- a CDS encoding LysR family transcriptional regulator: MDTLVSMKVFCQVATLGSFVAAAERSGLSTAMVSKHVKHLETRLGVRLLNRTTRSLSLTGPGTVYFERCQHAINDLEDAETLLSQSAVKPRGTLKISAPAVFSVNYLAPVLADYYARYPEMRIDLDLSDRVIDLVEEGFDAAIRISASPHPSLVARRLAQINLLFVAAPEYLARHGAPRSADELVNHQCITYTYSNNGNAWVFDGPDGKFSVNITPRLRVNNGEMAVRAALQGLGITVQPTILIQEHIHAGTLVPILLDYPRPPISIYAVYPSRTFISAKLRTFIDVLVEHFGDTPPWEDESLKAYIKSKVRARPPMAESKV; this comes from the coding sequence ATGGATACACTGGTAAGCATGAAGGTGTTCTGTCAGGTAGCTACGCTAGGTAGCTTTGTTGCCGCCGCCGAGCGCAGCGGGTTGTCCACGGCCATGGTCAGCAAGCATGTAAAACACCTGGAGACCCGACTGGGCGTGCGCCTGTTGAATCGCACCACGCGCAGCTTGAGCCTGACTGGCCCGGGCACCGTGTATTTTGAGCGCTGCCAGCACGCAATCAATGATCTGGAAGATGCCGAGACCTTGCTCAGCCAGAGTGCGGTCAAGCCACGCGGCACGCTGAAGATCAGCGCGCCTGCGGTATTCAGCGTGAACTACCTGGCGCCCGTGCTGGCTGACTACTACGCCCGCTACCCGGAGATGCGTATCGATCTGGATCTGAGCGACCGGGTGATTGATCTGGTGGAAGAAGGATTCGATGCGGCAATCCGTATTTCTGCCTCACCGCATCCGTCGCTGGTAGCGCGGCGGCTGGCGCAAATCAACTTGCTATTTGTGGCTGCACCAGAGTACCTGGCCAGGCACGGCGCCCCGCGCTCGGCCGATGAACTGGTCAATCATCAGTGCATTACCTACACGTATTCCAACAACGGTAATGCCTGGGTGTTCGACGGGCCGGATGGCAAGTTCTCGGTGAATATCACGCCGCGATTGCGAGTGAATAACGGGGAAATGGCCGTGCGGGCGGCGTTGCAGGGCTTGGGCATTACCGTGCAGCCGACCATTCTGATCCAGGAGCATATCCACGCCGGGACACTGGTGCCGATTTTGCTGGATTACCCGCGGCCGCCGATTTCGATTTACGCGGTTTACCCCAGTCGCACCTTTATCTCGGCCAAACTGCGCACCTTTATTGATGTACTGGTCGAGCACTTTGGCGATACCCCGCCGTGGGAAGACGAATCGCTCAAGGCGTATATCAAGTCCAAAGTGCGTGCCCGTCCGCCGATGGCTGAAAGCAAGGTTTGA
- a CDS encoding CHRD domain-containing protein — protein MYRKGFVLLAALLAMASCATFAATLTFSATLNAATEVPPKESNGTGIVQVNYDTDTKVMNYTVNYSALTGPATAAHFHGPAAAGVNAGVAVPVKGALVSPIEGTATLTDDQAKELQAGMWYFNVHTAANPGGEIRGQVLPLK, from the coding sequence TATCGCAAAGGATTTGTTCTGCTCGCCGCCCTGCTGGCAATGGCCTCTTGCGCGACGTTTGCCGCCACTTTGACATTTAGCGCAACCTTGAACGCGGCCACCGAAGTGCCCCCCAAAGAAAGCAACGGCACCGGTATCGTTCAGGTCAACTACGATACCGACACCAAAGTCATGAACTACACGGTGAACTACAGCGCCCTTACCGGTCCGGCCACCGCTGCCCACTTTCATGGCCCGGCCGCAGCCGGTGTCAACGCGGGTGTGGCTGTGCCGGTGAAAGGTGCGCTAGTCAGCCCGATTGAAGGCACGGCAACACTCACCGATGATCAAGCCAAAGAACTGCAGGCTGGCATGTGGTACTTCAATGTCCACACCGCCGCCAACCCTGGCGGTGAAATCCGTGGACAGGTGCTGCCACTCAAATAA
- a CDS encoding adenosylcobinamide-GDP ribazoletransferase, whose product MSAVRNTLRHFFCALGYFTRVPIPAWVGYQSDDLDHAARYFPLVGLLVGLLAAGVWFVAHLVLPLRVAILLSMIATIWLTGAFHEDGLADSVDGLGGGYTRERMLEIMHDSRIGTFGAVALLAGLLLKLETLAALPVAWIAPAMIAAHAFSRLVAASLLATLDYVRPAGKAKPVATRLAGAGLLVALICGVAALALLPWQWALAALVACLVLRTLVARYLARTLGGYTGDTLGMTQQLAELLCYLVWCACAFI is encoded by the coding sequence GTGAGCGCGGTGCGTAATACGCTGCGGCATTTCTTTTGCGCTCTGGGTTATTTCACCCGCGTGCCGATCCCCGCGTGGGTGGGTTATCAGAGCGATGATCTGGATCACGCCGCCCGCTATTTTCCGCTCGTGGGTTTATTGGTAGGGCTGCTAGCGGCCGGGGTCTGGTTTGTCGCTCACCTGGTGCTGCCGCTGCGCGTGGCTATTTTGCTGAGCATGATCGCCACCATCTGGCTCACCGGTGCATTTCATGAGGATGGTCTGGCTGATTCGGTCGATGGTCTGGGCGGCGGTTATACCCGCGAACGCATGCTGGAAATCATGCATGACTCGCGCATCGGCACCTTTGGCGCGGTTGCGCTGTTGGCCGGTTTATTGCTGAAACTGGAAACGCTCGCCGCGCTGCCCGTAGCGTGGATCGCCCCAGCGATGATCGCCGCGCATGCCTTCAGTCGCCTGGTGGCAGCGAGTTTGCTGGCAACGCTGGATTACGTTCGCCCGGCGGGCAAAGCCAAGCCGGTGGCGACCCGGCTGGCGGGCGCGGGTTTGCTGGTGGCATTGATCTGTGGCGTGGCCGCGCTGGCGCTGTTGCCGTGGCAATGGGCGCTGGCGGCGCTTGTTGCCTGCCTGGTGCTGCGGACGTTGGTCGCTCGCTATCTAGCCCGAACATTAGGTGGTTATACCGGTGACACGCTGGGCATGACGCAGCAGCTGGCCGAACTGCTCTGTTATCTGGTGTGGTGCGCGTGCGCCTTTATCTGA
- the cobU gene encoding bifunctional adenosylcobinamide kinase/adenosylcobinamide-phosphate guanylyltransferase: MSTTLILGGARSGKSALAERLAAQIGAPVTVIVTAQPQDAEMNERIAQHRAQRPAHWKTLEAPCALAEAIEQTCTEGRVVIADCLTLWLSNVLFGEGDDWTRVPGLDLPQLLAQERALLLQSLGSVQGTLLLVSNEVGLGVVPLGAGNRVYVDEAGRLHQALAAQCDNVIWTAAGLPLIMKGQMPV; the protein is encoded by the coding sequence ATGAGCACGACATTGATTCTGGGTGGTGCCCGATCTGGCAAAAGTGCGTTGGCGGAGCGACTGGCCGCGCAAATCGGCGCACCCGTCACTGTGATTGTGACTGCCCAGCCCCAAGATGCTGAAATGAACGAGCGCATTGCGCAGCATCGCGCCCAGCGCCCCGCGCATTGGAAAACCCTGGAAGCGCCCTGTGCTCTGGCCGAAGCGATTGAGCAGACTTGTACTGAAGGCCGCGTGGTGATTGCCGATTGCCTGACCTTATGGCTCAGCAATGTATTGTTCGGTGAGGGCGATGACTGGACGCGAGTGCCAGGGCTGGATTTGCCGCAATTGTTAGCGCAGGAGCGAGCCTTGTTGCTGCAGAGCTTGGGCTCGGTACAAGGTACTTTGCTGTTGGTCAGTAATGAAGTGGGTCTGGGTGTGGTGCCGCTAGGCGCTGGCAACCGGGTTTATGTGGATGAAGCAGGGCGCTTGCATCAGGCGCTGGCCGCGCAGTGCGACAACGTGATCTGGACGGCGGCGGGTTTGCCGCTGATCATGAAAGGGCAAATGCCTGTGTGA